The following DNA comes from Bacteroidota bacterium.
ATTTTGTGCTACTATCATCGGGTATTTGCTTGTATATGTACGAATATGCCTTAAAAATGAAAACAGAAAAAGCCGTTCTTGCCTATGCATTAACCGTTGCCTGGATTGCGTTTAACTGGTTTTATACAAGGCCACGACAAATGAAAAAACAACAATTAAAAATAAACGAATTGATTGGCCAGTTTGAAAAAATAAACAAGCAATTAAACAACGACTAAAACAAGTCACTAATTGTAAAAGTATTAAGCCCTTATGGAATTGCTACAGCAAAATTACTATTCTTGTATTTTACAGAAACACATGAAAAAAGCATTTCTCGTCATTCTTTTAATATTAAATGTAATAGTACTATTGGGTCAGATTTGGCCGGCAGGTGCACCACCTTTTGCAAGGGTAGTTAACATTATTTTCCTAACTGGCAGCTTTTTATTCTTTGCTTATTCAGTCAAAGATTTGAAGCAGTAAAATATTACTACAAATAGTACCGGCATACAACAAACAATGAAAGTTCAATTTGAAAAATACAACCCCGACTGGCCGCTTACTTTTGAAAAAATAAAAACAGACTTGTTAACCACCATTGGTTTTGTCAATCCAATAATTGAACATATTGGCAGTACATCGGTAGAAAGCTTATCAGCCAAACCTATTATTGATATTTTAGTTGGCTTAACACACGAAAATGACTTAGACCGGGTAATTGAACCTTTGGTAAAGGAAGGATATATTTATTACGAAATATACAATAAGGATATGCCTTACCGCAGGCTTTTTGTAAAGCATAAATCCAACGTGCAGAACTTGCATATGGCTAGTGTTATTACAGCCGACAATGAAATACCACGGTATACGGAAGAACACAAACAGCGGCTGGCTCATGTGCATATTTTAGCTTACAATACGGAGCACTGGATAAGACATATTGCTTTCAGAGATTACCTGCGCAGCCATCCAAAGGTGAAAGAAGAATACCAGCATTTAAAAGAAATATTAAGTACCAAAGAGTGGAAAGATGGAAATGAATACAGCCAGGCAAAAAACAACTTCATTAAAGCAGAGGAACAAAAAGCCATTCATTGGTATAGTGATAAAAATAAGTACTAAACTAATGGTTCTAGACTTCGCTCGAACTGAAAAAGAAGTTAATACTTAACCAATTTAAATGGTTCTTTTGTATTCATATCGGTATACATAAAATATACGCCTGCTGCCAAATGACTTAAATCTATTGCGGTTTCTTCCTGACTGGCTTCATCCGTCAATATTGTTCTGCCTAACTCATCATGGATAGTATATTTTAATGGTTCTTTTGAAAAGTGTTTAAGTACTATTTTTCCGCTTGTAGGATTTGGATACACACTGATATAAGCATTAGATAACAACTCTTGTGTGCCCATTTTTGAAACAGAAAGGTAGGCA
Coding sequences within:
- a CDS encoding GrpB family protein; its protein translation is MKVQFEKYNPDWPLTFEKIKTDLLTTIGFVNPIIEHIGSTSVESLSAKPIIDILVGLTHENDLDRVIEPLVKEGYIYYEIYNKDMPYRRLFVKHKSNVQNLHMASVITADNEIPRYTEEHKQRLAHVHILAYNTEHWIRHIAFRDYLRSHPKVKEEYQHLKEILSTKEWKDGNEYSQAKNNFIKAEEQKAIHWYSDKNKY